GGCGACTCAGCACGCGCGCGCAGAAGATGGCTTCGCGATCCGGCAGCGGGATGCCGAGGACCTCCTGGGAGAGGAGGTGCATGGCGGTGGTCCGACGGAGCCGGCCGAGCGCGTCGGCGGTCGTGAGGTTGCGCACGGCCGCGGCGTAGAGCTCGGGAACGCCGAACAGCTCGGAGGCCCGCGGGTGCGGCAGCAGGAACCCGCTGTCGAAGAGGCGGGACTGGGTGGAGGAGCCGAAGACGTCGGCGATGCCGCTGCGACTGCGCGGTCCGATCTCCGAGAGCACGATGGCCGCTGCGATCTGCTCGGAGGTGAGCTGCGCCTCCGCGACCCGCACGGGGTGGTGCAGTGCGGCGAGGTGCAGATCGACGGTGCGGGTGCGCGTGATCCGGGGCCGAGGCGTGCTCGAGAGCGACCCGCTGCGGTGCAGCTGCAGCAGGGTGAGGGCCGCGCCGGGCAGCCCCCACGAGAGCTGCTGGATGGCCTCCACCGTCACCGACGAGATCGGCTCCGAACTCGCCCGGTGCACGAGCCTCGCGATCTGGGCGTCGGTGAAGGGCTCCAGGCGCACGGATCGCGTGCGCTCGAGTTTCGGCTGCACTTCGGGGAACAGCTCGTAGAGACGGCGCATGCGCTCGCCGTAGCCGGTGTCGATGTGCGCCTCGGTGACGGTGGCGACGACCTTGCCCCCGTCCGCGATGTGCCGAGCCATCGCCTGCAGCACCTCGTAGGAGGCGAGCTCGTAGTCGTCGAAGAGGGCCAGCGCCCC
The genomic region above belongs to Leucobacter muris and contains:
- a CDS encoding P-loop NTPase family protein; translated protein: MDSTAEPILVTGPHGSGKTYLLRSLSALLTGRDAPHVLVSGSSQDGLQRIEQMPPGALALFDDYELASYEVLQAMARHIADGGKVVATVTEAHIDTGYGERMRRLYELFPEVQPKLERTRSVRLEPFTDAQIARLVHRASSEPISSVTVEAIQQLSWGLPGAALTLLQLHRSGSLSSTPRPRITRTRTVDLHLAALHHPVRVAEAQLTSEQIAAAIVLSEIGPRSRSGIADVFGSSTQSRLFDSGFLLPHPRASELFGVPELYAAAVRNLTTADALGRLRRTTAMHLLSQEVLGIPLPDREAIFCARVLSRHDRSAVHDPLLEEHHARFLQRIIDDSHLLRRGRAGARPAAAPRHARARPVPRETRPAHDAAARRAHRTADAPRSAASARQLRPSADGPRGENRSAGAARPPLRRGRAAVRGGSRHRRGPGVDRRAARDPPVERYAPALGRHPRSAAHRPQPPASRDHAARRAAALAGGRVQRRALPGVRQ